The sequence GCGTTCGGGACCAGTTCACGGAACTGCCGGCGCACCGTCTCCGACATGATCGCGCCGGACGAGGAGACGCTGAACAGGGCCGAGCAGTCGGTGCCCTTCAGCGGTCCGCTCAGCGCGTCGATCAGCGGCCGGAGCATCGCGTCGCCGACCAGCGACATGCTGGTGACCTTCTCCCTCTCGATGGTCCGCAGCACCTCCTCGGGCACGAACTTGCGGTGCAGGACCACGCGTTGGCCGAAGTTGAAGCCGATGAACGCGGTCAGCGTCGAGGTGCCGTGCATCAGCGGGGGAGTGGGGAAGAAGGTGATCCCGGTGCCGCCGGCCGCGACCCGCTCGGCCAGTTCCTGCGGTGTCCGCACTGGCTCCCCGGTCGGCGCCCCGCCGCCCAGTCCCGCGAAGAACAGGTCCTCCTGGCGCCACATCACACCCTTGGGCATGCCGGTCGTGCCACCGGTGTAGATGATGAACTGGTCGTCCCCGGAGCGCGCGGGAAAGCCGCGTCGCGGCGACCCGGCGGCCTCCGCCCGGGTGAACGGCACCGCGCCCGGCACCCCGGACGCGTCCGCCCCCACGCACACCAGATGCCGCAGCCCCGGCACCCGCGGCAGCGCCCCCGCCACGCGGTCCGCGAACTCCGCGTCGAAGACCAGCGCGACCAGGTCGGCGTCCCGGTAGAGATACACCAACTCCTCTTCGACATAGCGGTAGTTGACGTTGACCGGGACGACGCGTGCCTTCAGGCAGGCCAGCACCGTCTGCAGGTACTCGACGCCGTTGTAGAGGTGCAGGCCCAGATGCTCCCCGGGGCGGATCCCGCTGTCGATCAGATGATGGGCGATGCGGTTGGCGGCCGCGTCCAGCTCCGCGTAGGTCAGCCGACGCTCCGCACCGGTGCCGGGATGATCGACGTACACGAGCGCCTCGCGGTCCGCGGCCACGTCGACGACCGACTCGAACAGATCAGCAAGGTTGTACTCCACCGCTCCTCCTGACCGTCGCTTCGCCGGTCATCAGAGCAAAGGGCGCCGCAACTGTGAAGGGTCCGCGCCAATAAATCTGACTGACTGTCAGAAAACCCTTGAAGTGCCTCCCCGCCTCCTGCAACCTGTTCTCGTTCTCACCGAGGGGAGACAAGCCCATGGGCGGGACGGAACACCTCACCGTGCGGCGCGAGGGCGCCACACTGGTGCTCACACTCAACCGGCCCGACGCCAGGAACGCGCTCTCGCTTCCGATGCTCGTCGGCCTGTACGACGGCTGGCTCGAGGCCGACGAGGACGACGGGATCCGCTCGATCGTGCTCACCGGCGCGGGCGGCTCCTTCTGCGCCGGAATGGACCTGAAGGCGCTCGCCGGCAACGGCATGCAGGGCGAGCACCACCGCGACCGGCTGAAGGCCGATCCGGACCTGCACTGGAAGGCCATGCTGCGTCACCACCGGCCCCGCAAACCGGTGATCGCCGCCGTCGAGGGGTACTGCGTCGCGGGCGGCACCGAGATCCTCCAGGGCACCGACATCCGGGTCGCCGGCCAGTCCGCGACCTTCGGTCTGTTCGAGGTCCGGCGCGGTCTGTTCCCGATCGGCGGGTCCACGGTCCGGCTCCAGCGCCAGATCCCGCGCACCCACGCCCTGGAGATGCTGCTCACCGGACGGCCGTACAGCGCCGAGGAGGCCGCCCGCATCGGCCTGATCGGCCATGTCGTCCCCGACGGCACCGCGCTGGACGAGGCCCTTCGGATCGCCGAGCAGATCAACGCCTGCGGTCCGCTCGCCGTCGAAGCCGTCAAGGCGTCGGTGTACGACACCGCCGAGATGCCGGAGAGCGACGGCCTCGCGGCCGAACTCACGCGCGGCTGGCCGGTCTTCGACACCGCCGACGCCAAGGAGGGCGCCCGCGCCTTCGCCGAGAAACGGCCCCCCGTCTACAAGCGCGCCTGACCGCCGAAGGAGTCCCCAAGGATGCCCGAAGTCCTGCAAGCACCCCTCGTCGTGGAGTTCCCCTTCACCCGCTCCCTGGGCCCCGTCCAGAGCGCCTTCCTCACCGGCCTGCGCGAACGCGTCGTGCTCGGCGTGCGGACCGGCGACGGACGCACCCTCGTGCCGCCCGTCGAATACGACCCCGTCACCGCCGAGGAGATCCGCGACCTGGTGGAGGTCGCCCCCACCGGGACCGTCACCACCTGGGCGTGGAACCACGAACCCCGCCGCGGCCAGCCGCTCGGCACCCCCTTCGCCTGGGTTCTGGTCCGGCTCGACGGCGCCGACACCGCCCTGCTGCACGCCCTCGACGCCCCCGGCCCCGTCGCCGTGCGCACCGGCATGCGGGTGCGGATCCGCTGGGCCGAGGAGCGCACCGGCGCCATCACCGACATCGCCTGCTTCGAGCCGTACGACGGAGAACCCGGACAACCGGGCGGCCACGCGGGCGAGTTCGAGGACCCGCTGACCGGGATCGTCGCCCCGGCCCGCCTCGACTACACCTACTCACCCGGCCGCGCCCAGTCCGCCTACATCCACGCCCTGTCCGAACAGCGGACCGTCGGCGAACGCTGCCCCTCCTGCCGCAAGGTGTACGTCCCGCCGAGGGGTGCGTGCCCCACATGCGGCGTGGCCACAGCGGAACAGGTCGAGGTAGGTCCCCGGGGCACAGTCACCACCTTCTGCATCGTCAACATCAAGGCGAGGAACCTCGACATCGAGGTGCCCTACGTCTACGCGCACATCGCCCTCGACGGCGCCGACCTCGCCCTGCACGCGCGGATCGGCGGCATCCCGTACGACCAGGTGCGCATGGGCCAGCGCGTGGAGCCCGTGTGGACCGAAGGCGCGCGATACCCCGACCACTACCGGCCCACCGGCGAACCCGACGCCGACTACGACACCTACAAGGAGCTGCTGTGACCCGGGAGATCGCGGTCGTCGCCTTCGCCCAGACCGACCACCGCCGCTCCACCGAGGAATCCTCCGAGGTGGAGATGCTCATGCCGGTGCTGCACGACGTGCTCCAGCAGACCGGCCTCAAGACCGCCGACATCGGCTTCACCTGCTCCGGCTCCAGCGACTACCTCGCCGGCCGCGCCTTCTCCTTCACCCTCGCCCTCGACGGCGTCGGCGCCTGGCCGCCGGTCTCCGAGTCCCATGTCGAGATGGACGGCGCCTGGGCCCTGTACGAGGCCTGGACCAAACTGCTCACCGGCGACGCCGACACCGCGCTCGTGTACTCCTACGGCAAGTCCTCACCCGGCTCCGTGCGCGACGTACTGACCCGGCAGCTCGACCCGTACTACGTCGCCCCCCTGTGGCCCGACTCCGTCGCCCTGGCCGCCCTCCAGGCACAGGCCCTGATGGACGCCGGCCACACCGACGAGCCCGCGCTCGCGGCCGTCGGCGCCCGCAGCCGGGCCGCCGCGGCCGCCAACCCGCACGCCCAGCTCAAGGGCCGCACCCCGCAAGGCGACTACATCGTACGGCCGTTGCGCACCGGCGACTGCCCGCCCGTCGGCGACGGCGCCGCCGCCGTGATCCTCGCGGCGGGGGAGCGGGCCCGTCAGCTGTGCGAGCGGCCCGCCTGGATCCGCGGCATCGACCACCGCATCGAGGCCCACGGGCTGGGCGTCCGCGACCTCACCGACTCACCGTCCACGCGGCTCGCCGCCGAGCACGCGGGCGTCTTCGAACGGCCCGTGGATACGGCCGAGTTGCACGCGCCGTTCAGCGCCCAGGAGGTGCTCCTGCGCAGGGTGCTCCGCCTCGGCGACGACGTGCGCGTCAACCCCTCCGGCGGAGCGCTCGCCGCCAACCCCGTCATGGCCGCCGGACTCATCCGCATCGGCGAGGCCGCCGCCCGCATCCACCGCGGCGCGTCCGACCGGGCCCTCGCCCACGCCACCTCCGGCCCCTGCCTCCAGCAGAACCTGGTCGCCGTACTCGAAGGGGATCCACGATGAGCAAGGAGCCCGTGGCCGTCGTAGGCATCGGCCAGACCAAGCACGTGGCCGCCCGCCGGGACGTGTCGATCGCCGGACTCGTCCGCGAGGCGGCCCGAAGGGCCCTGGAGGACGCCGAGTTGACCTGGGCCGACGTCGGCGCCGTGGTCATCGGCAAGGCGCCCGACTTCTTCGAGGGCGTGATGATGCCCGAGCTGTACCTCGCGGACGCGCTGGGTGCCGTCGGCAAGCCGATGCTCCGGGTGCACACCGCCGGATCCGTCGGCGGATCCACCGCCCTGGTCGCCGCCAACCTCGTCGCGGCCCGCGTCCACGGCACCGTCCTCACCCTCGCCTTCGAGAAGCAGTCCGAGTCGAACGCCATGTGGGGCCTGTCCCTGCCCATCCCCTTCCAGCAGCCGCTGCTCGCCGGGGCGGGCGGCTTCTTCGCCCCGCACGTGCGCGCGTACATGCGGCGCAGCGGCGCCCCGGACGCCATCGGCTCCCTCGTCGCCTACAAGGACCGGCGCAACGCCCTGAAGAACCCCTACGCCCATCTCCACGAGCACGACCTCACGCTGGAGAAGGTCCAGGCCTCGCCCATGCTGTGGGACCCCATCCGCTACTCCGAGACCTGCCCCTCCTCCGACGGCGCCTGCGCCATGGTCCTCACCGACCGCGCCGGAGCCGCCCGCGCGCCCCGCCCGCCCGCCTGGATGCTCGGCGGCGCGATGCGCAGCGAACCGACCCTGTTCGCGGGCAAGGACTTCGTCTCCCCGCAGGCCGGCAAGGACTGCGCCGCCGACGTCTACCGGCAGGCCGGCATCGCCGACCCGCGCCGGGACATCGACGCCGTCGAGATGTACGTGCCGTTCTCCTGGTACGAACCCATGTGGCTGGAGAACCTCGGCTTCGCCGAGGAGGGCGAGGGCTGGAAGCTCACCGAGTCCGGGGTGACCGAACTCGACGGGGACCTGCCCGTCAACATGTCGGGCGGTGTGCTGTCCGCCAACCCCATCGGCGCCTCCGGGATGATCCGCTTCGCCGAGGCCGCGCTCCAGGTCCGCGGTCAGGCCGGGGAGCACCAGGTGGACGGCGCCCGGAAGGTCCTCGGACACGCCTACGGCGGCGGCTCGCAGTTCTTCTCCATGTGGCTCGTGGGCGCCACGCCGCCCGGCGCCTGAGCGACTGGCCAAAGTCCTTCCCACGTGGCCTGTCGGCCGTAGGAAGCGGTCGCTAGGCTGAGCCGCGGACGACGAACCGGGAGGAGCACGGACGTGGCCGAGAGCACCATCCAGCAGCAGCCGCTCGCGGGCTGGGACAAGCCGGACCTCGACCTCAGCAACGCCGAATGGCAGTCCAGCAGCAGAGGTCTGGGCGATGTCCAGATCGCCTTTGTCGAGGGCTTCATCGCGATGCGCAACAGCGGCCGCCCGGAGAGCCCCTCCCTGATCTTCACGCCCGCCGAGTGGGGCGCCTTCGTCTCCGGCGCGCGGGAGGGGGAGTTCGACCTGACCTGAGCCGCGCCACCGACGGCACCGGTCCTCGGCGAGAGCCGGCCAGGAGCCGAACCGGGGGTGTTCCGGGCCGATTTCCGGACACGCGACCTGCAGCGCCCCACGGGGGCCGATGCCTGGGCCAGGCTGGCTCCAGCAAGGGGAAGGTCGCATTCCGGAGGTGAGAACGATGAGCACTGCACCGGTCATCGCAGCGGTCGACGGCTCGGACGACAGCCTGCGGGCGCTGGACTGGGCCGTCGCCGCCGCCCGGCGCCGCGCGGCAGTGCTGCGGGTGGTGCACGTACGGCAGTACGCCGCCTGGGGCCAGGCCGACGTGCTGGTCGCCGCGCCGCCCGAGGCGGAGGGCGACCCCGTCCTGGACGAGGTCCGCACCCGGCTGGCGGGCCGCGTCGAGGAGCCCGCCGTGGAGTACGTCGCCCTGGAAGGCGTACCGGGCGCCGTGCTGCCCGAACTCGGCACCGACGCCCAGCTGTTGGTCCTCGGCTCGCGCGGCCGCGGCGGCTTCGCCAGCCTGCTGCTCGGCTCCAACGGCCTCGCCGCCGCCCGGGACGCCGAGTGCCCGGTGGTCGTCGTGCCCCGGCCCGGCCGGGAGGTGCACGGCGACGGACCGGCCGAACCCGGGCCCCGGGTGGTCGTCGGCCTGCACGCCGACAGCCCCGACGACGCCACCCTCGGCTTCGCCTTCGCCGAGGCCGCCCTGCGCGAGGCCCGGCTGCAGGTGATCGCCGCCTACCCGTGGCCGGTGCAGACCTGGACCGCGCCCGGTCAGATTCTGCCGCCCGTGATCGACCAGGTCGCCGTGGAGAGCGAGACCCGTGCGCTCGCCGAGGGCTTCCTCGCCCCGCACCGGGGGCGGCACCCCGAGGTCCGCGTCGACACCGAGGCGCTGCCGGGTGACGCGGCCGGACACCTCGTCGCCGCCTCCCGGGACGCCGAACTGGTCGTCGTCGGCCGTCACCGCCGTCGCCTGCTCTCCCCGGCCCGCATGATGGGCTCGGTCGCTCAGGCCGTCCTGCTGCACGCGGCCAGCCCGATCGCGGTCGTACCACCGGAGTCCCCGCAGGAGTGAGCAAGCCCGGTGGCCCCTGCCGTCGGGGAGGTGTCCGCCGTGCGCCGGGCGGGGGTCCGCCGTTCCGCCGTCCCCTTGGCCGACGGCATTCCCGCACGCCCCGGCGCCCGCGCCGTGTCACCGGGTGCCCACAAGTCACCCCATGCGGCGCGGGCACGTACCATGGCCGCATGTCGTTCCTCCGCCGCCGCAGCGCCACTCCTGCCGGACCCGACTTCGACGTGCTGGCCATGGACCCGGGCGACTGGCCGGGCAACCTCGGCGCGGGCCTGCTGCCTGCCCCCGACGGCACCTGCCAGGGCGTCTTCCTGCGCTACGACCTCTTCGGCGGCCGCGGCCCCGCGATGATCATCGGCAATCTCCCCGAGGGCTCCCCGGCCCGCGAGGTCGAGGAGGGCGAGATCCCCTTCGAGGTGGGCCAGCTGCTGCTCGCGCTGGAGAACGACGAGGAGGTCACCGTCCTCGACACCGAGGACACCCCGGTCCTGCAGGGCGACAACCTCCTCATCGTGCGGCGGCTGAAGCTGTCCGAGTCCCGGATCTCCTGCGTCCAGTTCGACCGCAGCGACGGCATCCTCGTGACCATCGCCGCCTGGGACCGCCCCATCACCGACGACCTCTACGCCCTGCTGAAGCCGCTCCCGGCGGAGCTTTTCCAGCAGGGCTGAGGCCCGGGCCCGACTAGCCGGCCGAGCCCTGAAGCGTGACGTCGGCCGCGCGGACGAACCCGACCCGGTGGCCGTACTGGATCTCGTAGTACAGGTCCTTGCCCAGCACGACGCGGTGCGAGTCGGTGGTGAAGGTGACCGAGTAGTAGTACTCGCCCGGCACCTCGTCACCGACCACGTACTTCTGCCCGGCCGGGATCGTGTACGGCAGCGGCACCACCGACTGCGCGGGAACGCCCGCCGGGTAGGCCTCCTTCTCCGGATAGGCCCGGCCGTAGACCGGGATGCTCGCGAGGCCGTCCCTCGGAGTGATCACCAGCCCCTTGGCGGGCACCGCCACCGGCTCGTCGGACGGGTTGCGGAACCAGGCCTTCTGCCCCAGGTACCAGATCGCCGTCCAGTCGCCCCAGCGGTCCGCGACCGCGTACTGCTGGCCGGTGGCGACCCGCGAGGACAGATCGTTGACATCGATGGTCGGGTCCTTGCCCAGACCGACGTCCTTGATCAGAGGGGCGCTCGTGTCGTGGTCCGCGTACAGCCGCACCTCGCTGGAGCCGTGCGCGGTGCAGGGCGCGCCCGATGTGGTGCAGCCCGTGTACTCCGGCTGGTTCGACGCGTAGTCCGGCAGGATCGTCACCAGGCCGGAGCGCTTGCCCGCGGTGCGCTTGAAGGGGTGGCCCAGCAGCTGGAAGTAGTGCCGCCAGTCCCAGTACGGGCCCGGGTCCGTGTGCATGGCGGGGATGACGGACGTGGTCGGACCGGGAACGTTGTCATGGCCCAGGATGTGCTGGCGGTCCAGCGGGATGCCGTACGTGCGGCTCAGGTACTTCACCAGCCGCGCCGAGGACCGGTACATCGCCTCGGTGTACCAGGCGTCCGGGTTCGCCAGGAAGCCCTCGTGCTCGATGCCGATCGACGCGGCGTTGACGTACCAGTTGCCGGCATGCCAGGCCACGTCCTTCGCCTTGACGTGCTGGGCGATCAGACCATCCGTTGAGCGGATCGTGTAGTTCCAGGACACATAGGTCGGGTCCTGGATCAGATGCAGCACCCCGTCCCAGGTGCCCTCGGTGTCATGGATGACGATGTACCTGATGCGCTGCGACACCGGGCGGTCACCGAGGTCGTGGTTGCCGTAGTCGTTGTTGCCGAACTGGGCGTACGGCGCCCAGACCGCCTCGCAGGACACCGACCTCGGGCACTCGGTGCCGTCCGCGGACAGCGTGCGCAGGCCGGTCCGCTCCAGCTGGGCGGTGTCCGGGGCCAGTCCCGGCTCGGCGGCGAGGGCCACCAGCTGGCCGTCGTCCGTGGTGCGCTCCTCGCCCGTGTGCAGGACGTCGTACACGTCGTTCGCGTACGCCGCAGCGGTCGCCGTGTCGTCCGCCCCGGAGAAACGGGCCACCGCGCCGTACCAGTCGGCCGGGTCGGTGCTCAGCGGCTCGCCCAGCTCCTTCTGCGCGGCGGCGAGCAGGGCGGCGCCGCCGGTCACATTGGCCGCCGGGTCGGTGCGCAGCCTCCCGGCCGGCAGGCCCGTCAGCCGCGCCGCCCTCGCCAGCGTCTTCAGCCGGGCCGGCACGGCGGACTCGGCCGGCACGTCGATCCTCGGGTGCACGGCCGAGCGGGCGCCGTCGCCGCGGGCGTCCTCCGTGCCTTCGGCGTAGTGCTCCGTGGTGGCGATCGCGGTCCGGGCGTCGGTCAGGTGCATGGGGCCGTAGCCTCCGGTCACGCTGGGCGCGCCGCCGTGCCAGTCCCAGCGGGACTGGAGATAGGAGACGGCCAGCAGGACACTCTGCGGCACGTGGTACTCGTCCGAGGCCGTGGCGAACGCCTGTTGGAGCCGGCCGGCGGAGGAGTCGGTGGTGCTCTGCGCGGGAGCCGCGCCGAGCAGCGGCAGCAGCAGGGCCGCGGAGGCGAGCGGGACCGCCGCCCGCCGCAGTTGTCTGTTGCCGGGGACGGACGTGGAATCAGTGGCGGAACCTCGCAATGCGGCCTCCTGTGACGGGCGGGCGTGGCGGGGCATGCGGCGCCGAGCTGGGTCAGTGGTACCGGCTTGCCGACGATCCGTCAATGATGCCTTCGGGCCAGCGATTTCCCACGTCACGGAGGGAATTCGGCGAGTTTCGCGGTGGCGGTGCGCGGGCCTGCGGGGCGTCACCGGCCTACACCAGTGGCCGACGTGGCCTGAACGTGGTGCGGACGCACGAAGGTCCGCGATGCGCCGCCGCTCTGGCGCATCGCGGACCTTCGTGCCCCGGCAGGCAACGTTTGCCCGGAGCGATCGTTGCCTGCCCGGGCACTAGCCCCGTCAGCGAGTGCCGACCGCCGCCCGGACGGCCTTGCGGGCCATCTGACAGTCGTCGTGCAGCCGCCTGAGCAGCAGCCGCTGTTCCTCGCCGGACGGTGCCGCACCGGGGTGGGCCGCACCCGGTGCCGTCGGAGCCGTGTCCTGCATCGAACGCTGCACGGCCGTCTCGTACGTCCGGATCTCCCGGGTCAGCAGCAGCATCAGGTTCACCAGGAAGGCGTCCCGGGAGGCCGGGCCCGCCGACTGGGCGATCTGGCTGATCTGACGCCGGGCCACCGGCGCGTCCCCGAGGACCAGCCACAGCGTCGCCAGGTCGTACCCCGGCAGATACCAGCCCGCGTGCTCCCAGTCCACCAGCACTGGACCGGCCGGTGACAGAAGGATGTTCGAGAGCAGGGCGTCGCCGTGGCAGAACTGGAGCATGCCGTGCCGGCCCACCTCGTGGGCGATCCCGTGCAGCAGCTTCTGCAGGTCGCCGAGGTCCCGGTCGGTGAGCAGACCCAGCTCGTGGTACCGGGCGATCCGGGCGCCGTAGTCCAGCGGCATGTCGAACGTGCCCGCGGGAGGCCGCCAGGCGTTCACCCGGCAGATCGCCCCCAGCGCGGCCCGGATGTCCGGGCGGGGCGGCGCCTCCCCCGGATGCCGCAGCAGCGCCGCCACGCGGCCCGGCATCCGCTCGATCACCAGGGTGCAGTTGTCCGGATCCGCCGCGATCAGCCGGGGCACGCGGACCGGGGGCCGGTGCCGGACGAACGAGCGGTATGCGGCTATTTCATGGCGGATCCGCTCGGCCCAGGCAGGCGAGTGGTCCAGCAGACACTTGGCCACGGCCGTACTGCGCCCTGTCGTCCCGACGAGGAGGACGGACCGCCCGCTGCGCCGCAGCACCTGCACCGGAGCGAACTCCGGACAGATCCGGTGCACCGAAGCGATCGCGGAGCGCAGCTGCGCCCCCTGGGGACCGGACAAGTCGAGTCTCCCGCTGAGCGGTGGGGTACCGGGCTGGCCCGGTACCCGCCGGAGCCGGCCCGCGACCGGCACGGGTCCGCCCGGACGCGCCACCGGGTCGAGGTACGGCCCGCCGCCCGCCGGGCGGGAGCGCAGCGGCCGGGGCGGGGCGGACACGGAGGACGATGCTGCGTACATGGGAGATACAGATCCCTTCGTGTGCCTGCAGTGCCTGCCTGTGCAAGTCCTTGCGCGCAACCCGGCCCGGCCGCCCGAGGGCACCCTGGGGAATGCCCCTGTCATATCGACACGCATCTCGACTCTCATCGACTTGGGGAGACCGGGTCGGGGTGGCGCGTTCCTACCTGACACCCGATGGGCAGTGGCACACCATCTGGCGCACCCTGGCGAACCGTGGCGAATAGTCGCTCGGCAACCTCCACGGGGCTACTGTCAACTCAGCCGAGTACCTGGGGGCTTGACGTGAGCGGACAATCCAACACCCGCCTGGCGGACCTGTTCGGCCTGGCCGGCTGGTCCAAGGGCGAACTCGCGAGGCTGGTCAACAAGCAGGCGGCGGCCATGGGCCACCCCCAGCTGTCGACCGACACCTCCCGGGTGCGGCGGTGGATCGACACGGGAGAGATCCCGCGCGATCCGGTGCCGCGGGTGCTGGCGGCCCTGTTCACCGAGCGTCTCGGCCGTGTCGTGACCATCGAGGACCTCGGTCTGGTACGGCACGGGCGTAGCGGGAAACGGCAGGGCGACGGGATCGAGGAACATCCCGACGGCGTGCCGTGGGCGCCCGAACGGACCGCCGCGGTCCTCACCGAATTCACGGGAATGGACCTCATGCTCAACCGACGCGGCTTGGTGGGCGCGGGTGCCGCGCTCGCCGCGGGATCCACACTCAGCAGCGCCATGCACGACTGGCTGCACACCGACCCGGCCCTGAAGGCCGACGCCCCCGTCCTCGACGACCCCCTGCACGCCGACCCCGCTGGGTTCGACCGTTACGAGGCCGCCCCCATCGGGTCGCAGGAGATCGAGGAACTGGAGCGCTCGGTCGAGGTGTTCCGCGCCTGGGACGCGGCCCGCGGAGGCGGGCTTCAGCGCAAGGCGGTCGTGGGCCAGCTCAACGAGGTGGGCGGCATGCTCGCCTACCACCATCCACCCCATCTCCAGCGGCGCCTGTGGGGCGTCGCCGCCAACCTCGCCGTCCTCGCGGGCTGGATGTCGCACGACGTCGGCCTGGAGCCCACGGCGCAGAAGTACTTCGTCATCGCCGCCCACGCGGCCCGTGAGGGCGGCGACCGGCCCCGTGCGGGAGAGGCCCTGTCCCGGGCGGCCCGGCAGATGGTGCACCTGGGCCGGCCCGACGACGCGCTGGACCTGATGAAGCTCGCCCAGTCCGGCTCCGGCGACAGCCTCCAGCCGCGCACGAAGGCGATGTTCCACACCATCGAGGCCTGGGCGCAGGCGTCGATGGGCAAGGGCCAGGCGATGCGCCGCACCCTGGGCCAGGCGGAGGACATGTTCGTCGCCGACCGGGGCGACGGGGAGCCGCTGGACTGGATGCAGACCTTCAAGGACGAGGACCTGTACGGCATGCAGGCCCTTGCCTATCGCACGCTGGCGGAGTACGACCCGGGCGCGGCCGCGCACGCCCAGTACTACGCGGAGAAGGCGCTCGCCCTGCGCGTCGACGGGCGGGAGCGGTCGAAGATCTTCGACCACCTGTCCATGGCATCGGCCTGCTTCATCGCCGACGACCCGGAACAGGCCGACCGCTTCGCCCGGCTGGCCCTGATGTCCATGGGCTCGAACTCCTCCCGGCGCACCTGGGACCGGCTGCGCCAGATGTACCAGCTCACCGCCCAGTACGCCGAGTACCCGAAGATCCACGAACTGCGGGAGGAGATCAGGAACGCCCTGCCCAAGCCGAGGTCCAAGGGCAGCAGCGCACAGGCGTGAGCGCTCAGCCACAGGGGGCTGAGCACTCAATTCCCCGGGCGGTGCCCCGAGTTCACGTGGCGGCCTTGTTCACGTGGTGACCTTGGCGTTCACGTGGTGATCCAGGCGTTCACGTGGTGACCCTGGCGACGAGCACGCACGCGTCGTCCTCGCGTCCGGCTCCGCCGAACTCCTCGACCAGCGTCCGTACACAGTCCTGCGCGGTGCGCGCCGCGCCGAACCGTGGGGCGAGGCCGAGCAGCCGGTCCACGGCCGCCGTCGTGATGTGCCCCGGCACCAGCCCGTCGGTGTGCAGCAGCAGGAGGTCGCCCGGCTGAAGGGTCTCCTCTGCCTGCCCGTAGACGGCCCCACAGGTCGCGCCGAGCAGTACGCCGTCCGGCGCGTTCAGCATGCGCCCCGTCCCGTCGCGGAACAGCAGCGGGGCGGGGTGTCCTGCCTGTGCCCAGACCAGGGTGCGGGTCGCGGGCCGGTAGCGGCAGCAGACGGCGCTGCCCAGGGCGGGCTGCACGGTGGCGTCCAGTAACTGGTTGAGCATGCCGAGGAGTTCACCGGGCCGGCTGCCGGCCATGGCCATGCCGCGTACGGCACCGAGCAGCATCGCCATGCCCGAGGCGACGGCCACCCCGTGCCCGGTGAGGTCGCCGACGCTCAGCAGCGTCTCGCCGTCGGGCAGGTCGAGCGCGTCGTACCAGTCGCCGCCGATGAGGGTGCTCGCCGCCGCGGGGAGGTGGTGGGCGGCGAGGTCGAGGGGCCGCGATCCCTGGTGCGGCATGCGCAGGGACCCGAGCCAGGGCGGCAGCACGGCCTGCTGCACCTCGGCCGCGATCCGGTGCTC comes from Streptomyces sp. FXJ1.172 and encodes:
- a CDS encoding N-acetylmuramoyl-L-alanine amidase, whose product is MRGSATDSTSVPGNRQLRRAAVPLASAALLLPLLGAAPAQSTTDSSAGRLQQAFATASDEYHVPQSVLLAVSYLQSRWDWHGGAPSVTGGYGPMHLTDARTAIATTEHYAEGTEDARGDGARSAVHPRIDVPAESAVPARLKTLARAARLTGLPAGRLRTDPAANVTGGAALLAAAQKELGEPLSTDPADWYGAVARFSGADDTATAAAYANDVYDVLHTGEERTTDDGQLVALAAEPGLAPDTAQLERTGLRTLSADGTECPRSVSCEAVWAPYAQFGNNDYGNHDLGDRPVSQRIRYIVIHDTEGTWDGVLHLIQDPTYVSWNYTIRSTDGLIAQHVKAKDVAWHAGNWYVNAASIGIEHEGFLANPDAWYTEAMYRSSARLVKYLSRTYGIPLDRQHILGHDNVPGPTTSVIPAMHTDPGPYWDWRHYFQLLGHPFKRTAGKRSGLVTILPDYASNQPEYTGCTTSGAPCTAHGSSEVRLYADHDTSAPLIKDVGLGKDPTIDVNDLSSRVATGQQYAVADRWGDWTAIWYLGQKAWFRNPSDEPVAVPAKGLVITPRDGLASIPVYGRAYPEKEAYPAGVPAQSVVPLPYTIPAGQKYVVGDEVPGEYYYSVTFTTDSHRVVLGKDLYYEIQYGHRVGFVRAADVTLQGSAG
- a CDS encoding aminoglycoside phosphotransferase family protein; this translates as MYAASSSVSAPPRPLRSRPAGGGPYLDPVARPGGPVPVAGRLRRVPGQPGTPPLSGRLDLSGPQGAQLRSAIASVHRICPEFAPVQVLRRSGRSVLLVGTTGRSTAVAKCLLDHSPAWAERIRHEIAAYRSFVRHRPPVRVPRLIAADPDNCTLVIERMPGRVAALLRHPGEAPPRPDIRAALGAICRVNAWRPPAGTFDMPLDYGARIARYHELGLLTDRDLGDLQKLLHGIAHEVGRHGMLQFCHGDALLSNILLSPAGPVLVDWEHAGWYLPGYDLATLWLVLGDAPVARRQISQIAQSAGPASRDAFLVNLMLLLTREIRTYETAVQRSMQDTAPTAPGAAHPGAAPSGEEQRLLLRRLHDDCQMARKAVRAAVGTR
- a CDS encoding DNA-binding protein NsdB, whose protein sequence is MSGQSNTRLADLFGLAGWSKGELARLVNKQAAAMGHPQLSTDTSRVRRWIDTGEIPRDPVPRVLAALFTERLGRVVTIEDLGLVRHGRSGKRQGDGIEEHPDGVPWAPERTAAVLTEFTGMDLMLNRRGLVGAGAALAAGSTLSSAMHDWLHTDPALKADAPVLDDPLHADPAGFDRYEAAPIGSQEIEELERSVEVFRAWDAARGGGLQRKAVVGQLNEVGGMLAYHHPPHLQRRLWGVAANLAVLAGWMSHDVGLEPTAQKYFVIAAHAAREGGDRPRAGEALSRAARQMVHLGRPDDALDLMKLAQSGSGDSLQPRTKAMFHTIEAWAQASMGKGQAMRRTLGQAEDMFVADRGDGEPLDWMQTFKDEDLYGMQALAYRTLAEYDPGAAAHAQYYAEKALALRVDGRERSKIFDHLSMASACFIADDPEQADRFARLALMSMGSNSSRRTWDRLRQMYQLTAQYAEYPKIHELREEIRNALPKPRSKGSSAQA
- a CDS encoding PP2C family protein-serine/threonine phosphatase, which produces MPSPVSAGRPAAQPPGRGSVEALITQTRRLKGDVDAVRRDTRSDGTDPEERWQRALCDLALHQLDDLDAHLAQLRDGPAPAPPSDPDGPATALPVRTAPAAVPRGSLLSRVGSAEWNLLTDEATWSGELYQILGRDPAGPALTLDELPSLVLEEDRTALTAMVTGCLVDGKPIDGEFRILRSEGSVRTVHMMGEPVLGADGGTASMWAVLRDVSELRRSQRTVRETHDSLQRRRRQEQTEHRIAAEVQQAVLPPWLGSLRMPHQGSRPLDLAAHHLPAAASTLIGGDWYDALDLPDGETLLSVGDLTGHGVAVASGMAMLLGAVRGMAMAGSRPGELLGMLNQLLDATVQPALGSAVCCRYRPATRTLVWAQAGHPAPLLFRDGTGRMLNAPDGVLLGATCGAVYGQAEETLQPGDLLLLHTDGLVPGHITTAAVDRLLGLAPRFGAARTAQDCVRTLVEEFGGAGREDDACVLVARVTT